A stretch of DNA from Hydrogenophaga sp. SL48:
ACGGCTGCGGCCACGCTGATGCAGGCCAACATCAAGTTCAACGGGGCGCTGATCGTGCAGATCATGGGCGACGGGCCGGTGAAGCTGGCCGTGGCCGAGGTGCAACCCGACCTGACGCTGCGCGCCACCGCGAACGTGCAGGGAGACGTGGCGGCCGATGCGCCGCTCTCGCACATGGTGAACGTCAACAACCAGGGCCGCTGCGCGATCACGCTCGACCCCAAAGACCGTCTGCCCGGCCAGCAGCCCTACCAGGGCGTGGTGCCGCTGTTTGGCGACCACCACGAAAAGCTGGAAAAGCTCAGCGAGGTGATCGAGCACTACATGCTGCAGAGCGAACAGCTCGACACCCGCCTGGTGCTGGCCGCCAACGACAAGGTGGCCGCCGGCCTGCTGATCCAGCGGCTGCCGCTGCAGGGCGACGGCAACCTTTCGGGTGCGGGCGCCATGGCGCGCGACGAAGACCAGATCGGCCGCAACGAGGACTACAACCGCATCGCGATTCTGGCCGCCAGCCTGAAGCGCGAAGAGCTGCTCACGCTGGACGCCGAGACCATCCTGCACCGCCTGTTCTGGGAAGAAGACGTGCGCCGCTTCGAGCCACTGGCCGGCGCCGAGGGGCCGCGCTTTGCGTGCACCTGCTCGCACGAACGCGTGAGCAACATGCTGCGCAGCCTGGGGCGCGACGAGATCGAATCCATCATCGAAGAGCAGGGCCAGGTGGAGGTGGGTTGCGACTTCTGCGGCGCGCAGTACCGGTTTGACCCGGTGGATGCGGCGCAGGTGTTTTTGCAACCGGCGATACAGCCGCCTGCTTCGGGCGGCATGCACTGAGTGGGCGGTCGGAGCGCGTGCACCGGCCCCAGGATGCCGTGGAACCGGCTTTGCCGGGCCACAGGCATCGTCCCCCTCAGGGGGAAGACGCGAAGCGGCGCAGGGGGGTTACCTCAATGCATCCAATACATCGTGGCACGCGCCCATGGTGTGGTAGTCCACCTTGCCCGCCGGGCTTTTTTCATCGCTGATCTTGCTGTTGTCCGCGCGCAGGATGCGCCACCAGGCGCCGTGCTGGTGGTCCACGAAATGTGCCCAGGCGTAGGCCCACAGCCGGTCGTAGTCGGCCCAGTAGCGCGCTTCGCCCGTCGCCACCGCCAGGCGCGCGGCGGCCGCGAACGACTCGGCCTGGACCCAGAAGTATTTGTCGCTGTCGCACACGCTGCCATCGGGCGCGAAGCCATAGAACAGGCCGCCGTGCTCGGCGTCCCATGAGGTCTTCATGGCGGTGTCAAAGAAGTGTTGCGCCCGTTGCAGCAGCCCGGCTTGCGGGCGGCGCTGGTTCAGCAAGAGCAGCAGCTTGGCCCACTCCGTCAGGTGACCCGGCTGGAAGCCCCAGGGGCGGAAGATGTTGGTCTTGTCGTCCTTGTTGTAGTCCCAGTCCACCGACCAGTCGGCGCGGTAGTGCTCCCACACCAGGCCAGCGGCCAGCGCGGCCTGGCGCACGGTGATGTGCTCGGCCAGCAGTGCGGCGCGGTCGAGGTAGCGCGCTTCCCCGGTGGCGTCGAACGCCGCGAGCAGCGCCTCGCACAAGTGCATGTTGGCGTTCTGGCCGCGGTAGGGCAGCAGTTGCCAGTCGGCGGTGGCTTCGTCGGCGTACAGGCCGTGTGCGGGCTCCCAGAAGCGCTGCTCCAGCAGCTCGAACGTTCGGGCAATGCCGGCGTGTGCGCCGCTCAGACCCGCCATGTGGGCGTGCGCGTGGGCCAGCAACACAAACGCCAGGCCGTAGGCGTGGTTGGTGCCGTCGAGCACGGTGGCCTGGCCGTCGCGCCAGTCCAGCAGCCAGGCGTGCCCGCCGGTGGCGGGATTGCGGTGGTGTGAGAGGAAATCAAAGGCCACTTGCAGGGCCTGCCGCGCGATGTCGCCGCCCAGGCCGCCCCGCACCGCCATCGAGAGCGTGACCACGTAGCGGGTGCTGCTCACGAGGTGGCGGGTGTGGGCGTCGTACACGCTGCCGTCGTCGCGCAGGAAGTGGAACAGGCCGCCTGCCGGGTCGAGGGCGCGCGGCAGGTAGAAGGCCAGCGTGTCACCCACATGGGCGCGCAGGAAGTCGGGGGAGCGGAAATCGGGCAGCGGTGTGGCGGGGATCATGGTGCGGTGTCGGTGGGGCGCTGGCTGAGCAGCTGGGTGAACAGTCGGTGTTCGCAGTCGGGGTCGCTGCATGTGTCGCAATTCCACGGCCGGCGACCCTGCGGCCAGACCGGGTCGCTGGGTGTCAGGGCTTGGCCCAGGGCTGCCCCGATCGCGCGCAGCGCCTGGCGCGACCGGGCTTCGCCCTGGCCGTACACGGTCTGGTAAGGCAACGATGCGACTTGCAACTGGTGCCGGATCGCGGCGTCTGTGGCTTCGCGCACCGCAGGGCTTTCGCGGAACAGGCCGTCGGGTACCCAGGGCAGGTCCAGGCCCATGAGCAGGGTGAGACCGACGTGGCGCTGCCAGGCGATGGCGCCGGCGTGGAGCGACAGGTCGTTGAAATACAGCTCGCTGTAGGCCGCGATCACCAGCGGTGCGGTGTCGGCAATGACCACCCGGGCGCCCGGCTGGGCGGCAGCGTTGTCGATGCGGCGGGCCTGTTCGCGGGCGAGTTCGGACTGTTCGTGGGAGCGCGGGGCGCGGCCATGAGCGGCGCACCAGTCGCGCAGGTGCTCGGGCACGAGGGTGGTGGCAATGCCTTGATCGGTCAGCTGGTGGTGCAGCGACTGGGCCAGCGTGGTTTTGCCGGTGGATTCGCCACCCAGCAGCGTGACAGTGAGCACCACGGCCGCGCTCAGGGCTTGCCGTGAGCGATCTGGACGAAAATTTCGTTGGGCCGGACCATGCCCAGATCCTGCCTGGCGAGTTCTTCGATCATGCCCAGGCCTTCCTGCAAGTCGCGTACCTCGTTGGCGAGGCGGTCGTTGCGCTGCTGCGCTTCGCGATTCACCAAGTTCAGTACCGACAGCTCGGTTTTCATGCGGTTCACCTTCGGCACGCTGCCCCGGCCAAACCACAGTTGCGCGTGGAGCACGAGCAGCAGCGTGATCAGCAGGCCGGGGATGAAGCGATTCGCCATGGTGAGGAATTATCGGCACAGCCACCCGCGCGGCTGCACCGGAATCACTTCAGGTTGTAAAAGGCGGCACGGCCTGGGTACACGGCCACATCGCCCAGGTCTTCTTCGATGCGCAGCAGCTGGTTGTACTTGGCCATGCGGTCCGAGCGCGACAGCGAACCGGTCTTGATCTGGCCGGCGTTGGTGCCCACGGCGATGTCGGAGATCGTGCTGTCTTCGGTCTCGCCCGAGCGGTGCGAGATCACGGCGGTGTAGCCGGCGCGCTTGGCCATTTCAATGGCGGCAAACGTTTCGGTCAGGGTGCCGATCTGGTTGATTTTGATCAGGATCGAGTTCGCGATGTCCTTGTCGATGCCTTCTTTCAGGATCTTGGTGTTGGTGACGAACAGGTCGTCGCCCACCAGCTGAACCTTTTTGCCCAGGCGTTCGGTGAGCACTTTCCAGCCGTCCCAGTCGCCTTCGGCCATGCCGTCTTCGATGGAGATGATGGGGTACTTGTCGACCCAGGTGGCCAGCATGTCGGTCCACTGCTCGGCGGAGAGGGCGATGCCACCTTCGCCTTCGAGCACGTACTTGCCGTCCTTGTAAAACTCGCTGGCGGCGCAGTCCAGGCCCAGGGCGATCTGTTCGCCGGCGGTGTAGCCGGCCTTGTCAATGGCCTGCAGGATCAGCTGCAGCGCGGCTTCGTGGTTCTCGACCGAGGGGGCGAAGCCGCCTTCGTCGCCCACGGCGGTGCTGATGTGTTTGTCGTGCAGGATGGCCTTCAGGGCGTGGAACACCTCGGCGCCCCAGCGCAGGGCTTCGCGGAAGCTCGGTGCGCCCACGGGGATGATCATCAGCTCTTGCAGGTCGAGCGAGTTGTTGGCGTGTGCGCCGCCGTTGATGATGTTCATCATCGGCACAGGCATCTGCACCGCGCTCATGCCACCGAAGTAGCGGTACAGCGGCAGGCCGGCTTCTTCGGCGGCGGCGCGGGCCACGGCCATCGACACGGCCAGCATGGCGTTGGCGCCCAGGCGGCCCTTGTTCTCGGTGCCGTCGAGGTCGATCAGGGTCTTGTCCAGAAAGGCCTGCTCGGAAGCGTCGAGGCCCAGCACGGCTTCGCTGATTTCGGTGTTGATGTTTTCCACGGCCTTGAGCACGCCCTTGCCCAGGTAACGGCTCTTGTCGCCGTCGCGCAGCTCGATGGCTTCGCGCGAGCCGGTGGAGGCGCCCGATGGCACGGCCGCGCGGCCCATGACGCCGCTCTCCAGCAGCACGTCGCATTCGACGGTGGGGTTGCCACGGCTGTCCAGCACTTCGCGGCCGACGATATCAACGATTGCACTCATGTTTTCAACCTTTGGATCAACAAAACAAAAAAGACAAGGACGCTCAGGCGCCCTCTACAGCAAACATGCGGATCGAACCCGCGCCCTCGCGCAGCTTGCGCGCATGGGAATACGTTTCGGAGCGGTAGTAGGCCTGTGCGGTGGCGATGTCCTTGAATTTCAACACCACCACCCGTTGCGGGTTCCAGTCACCTTCCAGTGGCTCCACACGGCCACCGCGCACCACGACCTCGGCGCCGAATTCCTGCATGGCGCGGGTGCTCCACTCGCGGTAGAGCTTCATCTGCTCTTCGTTGGTGACGGTGACGTCCGCAATGATGTACGCACTCATTGGAAGTTGTTCTCCAACAGAGGATTTGTTTTGGTGACGGAATCGAGCGCCACCAGCGTTTCCAGCAGCGCTTTCATGTGTTTGAGCGGCACGGCATTCGGGCCATCCGACCATGCCTCAGCAGGCTTTGGGTGCGTTTCCATGAACAGACCCGCGACCCCTGCGGCCACGCCTGCGCGGGCCAGCACCGGCACCATCTCGCGGGCACCGCCGCTGACGGCACCCAGGCCCCCCGGCTTCTGCACAGAGTGGGTCACGTCGAACACCACCGGTGCGCCGGAATTGCGCATCTCGGCCAGGCTGGTCATGTCGGCGACGAGGTTGTTGTAGCCAAAGCTCACGCCGCGTTCGCAGGCCAGGAACCGGTCTTCCGACAGCCCGGCGTCCTTCGCAGCCGCGCGGGCCTTGTCGATCACGTTCTTCATGTCCCAGGGCGCGAGGAACTGGCCCTTCTTGATGTTCACCGGCTTGCCCGACTGGGCCACGGCGCGGATGAAATCGGTCTGGCGGCACAGAAAGGCGGGGGTCTGCAGCACGTCGACCACGCTGGCAACCTCGGCCACGTGCGACGCGTCGTGCACATCGGTCAGGACGGGCAACTGAAGCTGGCGGCGCACCTCATCGAGGATCTTCAGACCGGCCTCGATGCCGACGCCGCGCTGGCTGGTGCCCGAGGACCGGTTGGCCTTGTCGAACGAGCCCTTGTAGATCAGCGGGATGCCCAACGCGGTGCAGGCTTCCTTGAGCTGGCCGGCGACGTCGAGGGACATTTGCAGCCCTTCGATCGAGCAGGTGCCGGCGATCAGGAAGAAACGCTGGTCCAGGCCGACGTCGAATCCGCAGAGTTTCATGGGCATGAGAGCTCAGCCTTTCAGGCCACGGCCTTGAGTTTCTGGCGGCCGTGTTGTTCCACCGCCGCCTTGATGAAGGCGTTGAACAGCGGGTGGCCGTTCCAGGGGGTGGACTTGAACTCGGGGTGGAACTGCACGCCGATGAACCAGGGGTGCACCGCCTTGGGCAGCTCGACGATTTCGGTCAGCTGCTCGCGTTGCGTCAGCGCCGAGATCACCAGGCCGGCCTTGCGCAGCTGGTCCAGGTAGTTGACGTTGGCTTCGTAGCGGTGCCGGTGGCGCTCGGTCACCACGTCGCCATAGATGCTGTGGGCCAGGGTGTCCTTGGCCACGTCGGAACTCTGTGCGCCCAGGCGCATGGTGCCGCCGAGGTCGGAGCTGGCATCGCGCGTCTGGATGCTGCCGTCGGCGTCTTTCCACTCGGTGATCAGCGCGATCACCGGGTGCGGCGTGGCCGGGTCGAACTCGGTGCTGTTGGCGTTTTTCAGGCCCGCCACGTGGCGCGCGTATTCGATGGTCGCGACCTGCATGCCCAGGCAGATGCCGAGGTAGGGCACCTTGTGTTCGCGGGCGAAGCGGGCGGTGTTGATCTTGCCTTCCACGCCCCGCTGGCCGAAGCCACCGGGCACCAGGATGGCGTCGTACTGGGCGAGCTTTTCAGCCGCGTCAGCGCCTTCCATGGTTTCGGAGTCCAGGTGGTCGATGGTCACGCGCACGTGGTTGCGCATGCCGGCGTGGCGCAGCGCTTCATTGACCGACTTGTAGCTGTCGGACAGGTCAACGTACTTGCCGACCATGGCGATCCTGACCTCGCCTTGCGGGTGTTCGGTCTCGTGCACCAGCTCGTCCCAGCGCTTGAGGCTGGTGGGCGGCGTGTTCAGGCGCAGCTTGTCGCAGATCAGGCCGTCCAGGCCCTGCTCGTGCAGCATGCGCGGCACCTTGTAGATGGTGTCCACGTCCCACATGCTGATCACGCCCCATTCGGGCACGTTGGTGAACAGCGAAATCTTGGCGCGCTCTTCTTCCGGGATGCGGCGGTCGGCGCGGCAGAGCAGGGCGTCGGCCTGGATGCCGATCTCGCGCAGCTTCT
This window harbors:
- the hslO gene encoding Hsp33 family molecular chaperone HslO, with protein sequence MSELHKFMFEGLPVRGMLVRLTDAWQDILRRREQTGGYPAAVTELLGEMTAAATLMQANIKFNGALIVQIMGDGPVKLAVAEVQPDLTLRATANVQGDVAADAPLSHMVNVNNQGRCAITLDPKDRLPGQQPYQGVVPLFGDHHEKLEKLSEVIEHYMLQSEQLDTRLVLAANDKVAAGLLIQRLPLQGDGNLSGAGAMARDEDQIGRNEDYNRIAILAASLKREELLTLDAETILHRLFWEEDVRRFEPLAGAEGPRFACTCSHERVSNMLRSLGRDEIESIIEEQGQVEVGCDFCGAQYRFDPVDAAQVFLQPAIQPPASGGMH
- a CDS encoding AGE family epimerase/isomerase produces the protein MIPATPLPDFRSPDFLRAHVGDTLAFYLPRALDPAGGLFHFLRDDGSVYDAHTRHLVSSTRYVVTLSMAVRGGLGGDIARQALQVAFDFLSHHRNPATGGHAWLLDWRDGQATVLDGTNHAYGLAFVLLAHAHAHMAGLSGAHAGIARTFELLEQRFWEPAHGLYADEATADWQLLPYRGQNANMHLCEALLAAFDATGEARYLDRAALLAEHITVRQAALAAGLVWEHYRADWSVDWDYNKDDKTNIFRPWGFQPGHLTEWAKLLLLLNQRRPQAGLLQRAQHFFDTAMKTSWDAEHGGLFYGFAPDGSVCDSDKYFWVQAESFAAAARLAVATGEARYWADYDRLWAYAWAHFVDHQHGAWWRILRADNSKISDEKSPAGKVDYHTMGACHDVLDALR
- a CDS encoding AAA family ATPase produces the protein MVLTVTLLGGESTGKTTLAQSLHHQLTDQGIATTLVPEHLRDWCAAHGRAPRSHEQSELAREQARRIDNAAAQPGARVVIADTAPLVIAAYSELYFNDLSLHAGAIAWQRHVGLTLLMGLDLPWVPDGLFRESPAVREATDAAIRHQLQVASLPYQTVYGQGEARSRQALRAIGAALGQALTPSDPVWPQGRRPWNCDTCSDPDCEHRLFTQLLSQRPTDTAP
- a CDS encoding septum formation initiator family protein; this encodes MANRFIPGLLITLLLVLHAQLWFGRGSVPKVNRMKTELSVLNLVNREAQQRNDRLANEVRDLQEGLGMIEELARQDLGMVRPNEIFVQIAHGKP
- the eno gene encoding phosphopyruvate hydratase — encoded protein: MSAIVDIVGREVLDSRGNPTVECDVLLESGVMGRAAVPSGASTGSREAIELRDGDKSRYLGKGVLKAVENINTEISEAVLGLDASEQAFLDKTLIDLDGTENKGRLGANAMLAVSMAVARAAAEEAGLPLYRYFGGMSAVQMPVPMMNIINGGAHANNSLDLQELMIIPVGAPSFREALRWGAEVFHALKAILHDKHISTAVGDEGGFAPSVENHEAALQLILQAIDKAGYTAGEQIALGLDCAASEFYKDGKYVLEGEGGIALSAEQWTDMLATWVDKYPIISIEDGMAEGDWDGWKVLTERLGKKVQLVGDDLFVTNTKILKEGIDKDIANSILIKINQIGTLTETFAAIEMAKRAGYTAVISHRSGETEDSTISDIAVGTNAGQIKTGSLSRSDRMAKYNQLLRIEEDLGDVAVYPGRAAFYNLK
- a CDS encoding DUF1330 domain-containing protein, whose protein sequence is MSAYIIADVTVTNEEQMKLYREWSTRAMQEFGAEVVVRGGRVEPLEGDWNPQRVVVLKFKDIATAQAYYRSETYSHARKLREGAGSIRMFAVEGA
- the kdsA gene encoding 3-deoxy-8-phosphooctulonate synthase; amino-acid sequence: MKLCGFDVGLDQRFFLIAGTCSIEGLQMSLDVAGQLKEACTALGIPLIYKGSFDKANRSSGTSQRGVGIEAGLKILDEVRRQLQLPVLTDVHDASHVAEVASVVDVLQTPAFLCRQTDFIRAVAQSGKPVNIKKGQFLAPWDMKNVIDKARAAAKDAGLSEDRFLACERGVSFGYNNLVADMTSLAEMRNSGAPVVFDVTHSVQKPGGLGAVSGGAREMVPVLARAGVAAGVAGLFMETHPKPAEAWSDGPNAVPLKHMKALLETLVALDSVTKTNPLLENNFQ
- a CDS encoding CTP synthase; the encoded protein is MTKFVFVTGGVVSSLGKGIASASLAAILESRGLNVTLIKLDPYINVDPGTMSPFQHGEVFVTDDGAETDLDLGHYERFIETRMKKTNNFTTGKIYQSVLEKERRGDYLGKTVQVIPHVTNEIQEFIKRGAGIGTPDAVDVAIVEIGGTVGDIESLPFLEAVRQMSLRMGPNNTAFVHLTYLPWIAAAGELKTKPTQHTVQKLREIGIQADALLCRADRRIPEEERAKISLFTNVPEWGVISMWDVDTIYKVPRMLHEQGLDGLICDKLRLNTPPTSLKRWDELVHETEHPQGEVRIAMVGKYVDLSDSYKSVNEALRHAGMRNHVRVTIDHLDSETMEGADAAEKLAQYDAILVPGGFGQRGVEGKINTARFAREHKVPYLGICLGMQVATIEYARHVAGLKNANSTEFDPATPHPVIALITEWKDADGSIQTRDASSDLGGTMRLGAQSSDVAKDTLAHSIYGDVVTERHRHRYEANVNYLDQLRKAGLVISALTQREQLTEIVELPKAVHPWFIGVQFHPEFKSTPWNGHPLFNAFIKAAVEQHGRQKLKAVA